The Cetobacterium somerae sequence TGCTTAGGTTTTAAGAGAAACTGTTTGACAAAAGAGCCCACCATATAATATAAAATAAAAGAAAAAAGTTGGAGGGTACAATTGGATTTTTTGAAAAGACTAGAAAATGAAGTTGGATATACAATTTATAGTCGTGGGAAAGACTATTACAATAGAGGCAAAGCTGGGAACTTCAAACTTTATGGTGTAGAAAAGGAGTATTACGGAGAGGGAGTTCGTAATCTTGAGGGAATAGTTAAGGGAAGCAACTATTTAAACTATAAAACTGAAGTTATTTTTAGCAGTGATGAAGTTTTAGATTTTAATTGTAGCTGTATGTATTTTAGAGAGAATACAAAACCTTGTAAACACATTGTGGCTGTTGCTATGGCAGCTTATAACCTTGTGTTGAAAAAAGAAAAAGCGGAAAAAGTAGCCATAGATATCCATCTAGATTTTTTAAAAAATCCAATGGGTGAGAAAAAAAATCTAATATTTTTAAAAATCACCCCTAAAATTGAAAACATAAGGGGATATATAGATTTTAAATTGGATATAGAGATTGTAACAAAAGACAAAAACTATAAACTGACAAATAAACTATCTAAGTTTTTAAAAGCTTATGGTCTTACATCTTTTGACTTTGGAAAGTCTTATGAGTATAATCCTGCAACAGATTATTTTCAAGGGTGGGAGAAAAAGTTTTTAGATTTTCTAAAAGAGTATGAGGGGATATTAGAAAAAAATTACTATGGAGAGTTTAATCTTTCAACTATATTAAGCAATAAGTTTAGCTTTGATAGACTTATAGATATTCTAGTTGAGGGAGATCAGATAACTTTAAAAAGTGGTAGTTTAAAAGAGATTTTAGAGATAGATGTAAAAAATTCAGGTAGTGATATTGAACTAGCTTTTAAAAATATATCTAATTTTATTCAAAGAGGAGAGAGAACACTGCTTCACTTAGATAATGGAACTCCAGTATTTTATAGAGTTTCAAGTGATGATATAGAGATTTATAAAAAAATTCGTCAAAAAACTAGTAGAAGTGAAACTATGGTAATTAGTGAAAGTAATCTTCCTGTAGTTATGAACTCTATTCAGAAAATGGCAAAATTAGAGTTATCTGAGGATATAAAAAAGAGGGTTTATACACCTAAAAAGACAGAGGATAAAATCTATATAGACTCATATAACACCTATGGATTAAAGGTTTATACGAAAAGATTCTATGATGGGGTGTATGAGGGAGATTTAGATGGAGTTATAATTTTAAGTGACCAACTTGAAGGATATTCACTTTATAAAGATGTTTTAAAAGATTATAAAAATAACTTTGAAAATGGAGCTTATCACATTACAAATGTTGAAAGTATATATAAGTTTGTAGTAGAGGGAATACCAGAGTTAGAGAGATACTATGAGATGTATTACTCTGAGGAGTTTAAAAATAAAAATTATACCACTGCTAGTTATCGTGTAGAAACAAAGGTTACTGATATTTTAGATATCAGTTTTAATATAGATGGAATAGATAAGGATGAAGTAGTTAGATTTTTAACTGCAGTTCGTGAAAAGAAAAAATACTATCTTTTAAAAAATGGTGGAATTATTGATATAGGAGATAGTTCTGAATTAGCTGAATTAAATGACCTTTTAGATATTTCAGAAGCTAGTAAAAAAGAGATTGAGGCTGGAGTTATATCAAGAGCTAAAAACTATAGTTACTTTTTAAGTTCAACTTTAAAAAAGATAAAAAATCTGGTTTTAGATGAAAATTTTAAAGAGATGGAAAATAATCTAAAATCTATTACTAGTAAAGAGGAAGAAGCCTCTATTAAAAAGAGTTTTCCTATTCTAAGAGATTATCAACTCTATGG is a genomic window containing:
- a CDS encoding DEAD/DEAH box helicase, coding for MDFLKRLENEVGYTIYSRGKDYYNRGKAGNFKLYGVEKEYYGEGVRNLEGIVKGSNYLNYKTEVIFSSDEVLDFNCSCMYFRENTKPCKHIVAVAMAAYNLVLKKEKAEKVAIDIHLDFLKNPMGEKKNLIFLKITPKIENIRGYIDFKLDIEIVTKDKNYKLTNKLSKFLKAYGLTSFDFGKSYEYNPATDYFQGWEKKFLDFLKEYEGILEKNYYGEFNLSTILSNKFSFDRLIDILVEGDQITLKSGSLKEILEIDVKNSGSDIELAFKNISNFIQRGERTLLHLDNGTPVFYRVSSDDIEIYKKIRQKTSRSETMVISESNLPVVMNSIQKMAKLELSEDIKKRVYTPKKTEDKIYIDSYNTYGLKVYTKRFYDGVYEGDLDGVIILSDQLEGYSLYKDVLKDYKNNFENGAYHITNVESIYKFVVEGIPELERYYEMYYSEEFKNKNYTTASYRVETKVTDILDISFNIDGIDKDEVVRFLTAVREKKKYYLLKNGGIIDIGDSSELAELNDLLDISEASKKEIEAGVISRAKNYSYFLSSTLKKIKNLVLDENFKEMENNLKSITSKEEEASIKKSFPILRDYQLYGVQWLNTLKKLGLGGILADDMGLGKTLQTIVYLAMEKRELPSIVIAPKSLVYNWKSEFERFAPGIVVKMCVGVKWEREEAIKNLKSGEVLITTYGVLKNDLDLYEKMPFKEGFANIIIDEAQNIKNILGKTSSAIKEIKGETKIALTGTPIENNILELWSIFDFAFPGYLGKHTTFKKRYLDNLKSLKSVVGPFILRRTKSEVLQELPDKIEQDVVVELGEKQRKLYLGYLEKYKREVEAVGSDAIKILSCLTRLRQLCNHPKLFIEDYKGESAKLDALLEILQEAKSGGHRVLLFSQFTEMLGIIKNHLKDDYNILYLDGKTKVEERLNLVERFNSGEGDIFVISLKAGGSGLNLTGADTVIHFDPWWNPSVENQATDRAHRMGQKNVVNVFRLITKGTIEEKINLIKDEKSKVISEVLDGEKRELLKMNRDELLKLF